The Pandoraea vervacti DNA window TCGGCTCGCTGGTCACCCTGTCGCAATCGCAGACCCGGTTCGATCTCGCGACCGGCGAGCAGTGGGAGGCGGGCTTCAAGCAGGAACTGCCGAACGGTCGGGGCTTCTGGACGCTCGCCGTCTACCAGATCGTGAAACGGCATCTCCTGGCGACCGATCCGTTGCATCCGACGGTGACGCAACAAGTCGGCCAGCAGTCGTCTCGCGGTGTTGAGGTGTCCGGTGCGCTGACGCTGGGCTACGGCTTCTCCGTCGAGGCGAATGCGTCGCTCTTGCGCGCCCGTTACGATAATTTCGACGAAAGCGTGGATGGGGTGGCCGTGTCGCGCAACGGCAACGTGCCGAACAACATTCCGCAGCAGACCGCCAACGTGTGGCTGACCTACACGCCCGTGCGCGACGTCGTGATCGGCACGGGATTGCGCTACGTCGGGCGTCGCTACAGCGATAACGCCAACACGGCGCCGATACCCGCGTTCACGGTATTCGACGCCTCGGCGTCGTGGCAGGCGACCCGACGCATCAATCTCGCGCTCTATCTGCGCAACCTTGGCAATCGCGCGTATGCGGTGACGTCGGAATCGCCGACAGAGTGGCTGCTCGGCCCATCGCGCTCGGCGCAGGTCGTGGCGACGATGAAGTTCTGAGGCCCGCCCGCCGATGCCTGCCGCACTCGACATTGCCAGCCTGAGCTGGTCGCCCGCCGATCTGGCTGGCCCAAACGCGTCGCCGCTACTTCAATCGATCTCGCTCGACGTCTCGCGCGGCGAGTTCGTCGGGCTGATCGGCCCGAACGGCAGCGGCAAGACAAGCCTGCTGCGCTGTGCATTCCGTTACGCAAAGCCGCAGGCAGGCACAGTCACGCTCGACGGCACCGACGTTTGGCGTGCGTCGCCGCGTTGGTCTGCGCAGCACATCGCGGTGCTCTTGCAGGAGTTGCCGGACGACTTCGGCCTGAGCGTTGAACAGGTCGTCTGGATGGGACGAACGCCGCACAAGCGCCTGCTCGACGTCGATACGCCCGATGACGCGCACATCGTCGAGCAAGCGCTGCGCGATGTGGACATGACGAACGCCCGCGCGCGTGCGTTCGCCACGCTCTCGGGCGGCGAGAAGCAGCGCGTGCTGCTTGCGCGCGCGCTCGCGCAGCAACCCGACGTATTGATGCTCGACGAGCCGACCAGTTTTCTCGACCTGCATCATCAGATCGAATTCATGCGCCTGATTCGTTCGTTGCAAGTGACGACGCTCGCGACGCTTCACGATCTCAATCTCGCTGCCGCGTACTGCGACCGTCTGTATGTGCTGGCGCGCGGCGAGATCGTGGCGCAGGGCGCGCCGGCCGAGGTGCTGACGGTCGAGCGGCTCGCGCAGGTGTTTCAGGTCGAAGCGCTGGTCGATGCGCACCCTGTCACTCACCGTCCCCGAATCACACTCGCTCATCCGATATGAAACGCTATGTTCTGATGGGCTCGATGGCCCTGACCGCCATGCTGGTCTCGAATGCCGGGCGGGCCGATGTCCGCTACCCGATCACCGTGCAAAGCTGCAATCGGGCCGTGACGTTCGAGCGCGCGCCGCAACGCGCCGTGAGCAACGACGTCAATCTGACGGAAATGATGCTCGCGCTCGGTTTGAAATCGCGCATGGTCGGCTTCACCGGCATCAGTGGATGGAAGACCGGCAATGCCGCGCTGCGTCGGCAACTCGCCGGGTTGCCCGAACTCGCGCAGCGGTACCCGTCGATGGAGGTGCTGGTGCAGGCGGGGGCCGACTTTTACTTCGCGGGCTGGAATTACGGCATGCATGTGGGTGGCCCGGTCACGCCTGCGATGCTCGCACCGATGGGCATCCGCACCTACGAACTGAGCGAATCGTGCGGCCATGTGATGCCACGCGGCGCGGCCTCTTTCGACGACGTCTACAACGATCTGCGCAATCTCGGACGCATCTTCGACGTCGAGCCGGCAGCCAGCGCAATCATCGATCGCATGAGGTCGCAACTCGAGACGCTGACACATCGGGTGGGCGCGAAGACGGCGCCGGTGCGCACCTTCGTCTACGACAGCGGCGAGGACAGCCCCTTTACCGCCGGACGTCTTGCCATGCCGACGGCACTGATCGAGGCCGCAGGCGGACGCAATGTCATGGATGACGTCATGCAAAGCTGGACGCGTGTGAGTTGGGAGACCGTGGTGGCGCGCAACCCGCAGGCGATCGTCGTCGTCGATTACGGCGCTGTCACGGCGGCACAGAAGATTGCGTTCCTGCTCGATCAGCCGGCGTTGCGGAAGGTCGAGGCGGTTCGCGCCCGACGCTTCATCGTGGTGCCCTACGACGAAGCGACCCCCGGCATTCGCAATGCGCAGGCGGTAGAGACGATTGCGCGCGGCCTGTATCCGAAGGCGTTCCCGAAATGACGGCTGTGCAGGTGCGCGGGCATATGGCGATTGGCGCACTGACGCTCGCACTCATCGCGTCGATCGTGCTTGCGACCGGTTTCGGCCCGACGGCCATTGCGCCGTCGTTGACGCTGCGTATCGTGCTCGCGCATTTGACGTGCGTGGGGCAGTGCGCCGGACAAAGCGTGGCCGCGCACGACTGGACGGCATCACAGGACGCCGTGGTGTGGCTCATTCGTTTGCCGCGCGTGTTGCTCGCGGCGATCGTGGGTGCGTCGCTCGCGATGGTCGGCGTCGCGTTGCAGGCCGTGACGGCCAATCGGCTCGCCGATCCGCATCTGCTTGGCGTGAGCGCGGGGGCGACCTTCGGTGCGGTGCTCGCGACACTCTTTCTCGGGGCGGTCTTCGGGCCGTTCACCGTGTCGCTGCTCGCCTTCGCCGGGGCCGCGTTCGCCACGCTCGCGGTGATCGGGCTCGCGCACCGGCAGGGGCGTCTCGAACGGGACCGGCTGTTGCTCGCCGGCGTCGCGGTGTCGTTCGTGATGCTCGCCGCGGCTAACCTGTTGCTGTATCTCGGCGATCAGCGCGCGGCGTCGTCCGTGTTGTTCTGGACCCTCGGCGGTCTCGGCCTCGCGCGCTGGGACATCCTCGTCGTGCCGGCGACGATTGCCCTGATCGGCGGCATTGTGCTGATTGGCCGACGCCGTGAGCTGAACGCGTTGATGACGGGCGATCTCGCCGCGGTGACGCTGGGCGTGAACGTGCCGCGCGTTCGAGCGGAAGTGTTTCTCATTGGCGCGCTCGTGACCGGGGCGATGGTGTCGGTGAGCGGCGCCATCGGGTTCGTCGGCCTCGTCACGCCGCATGCCTGCCGCCGGATCGTGGGGGCCGAGCACGGACGTCTGCTGCCGGTCTGCGCGTTGCTCGGCGCCGTGCTGCTGATCTGGGCCGACGTGCTCGCCCACACGATGATCGCGCCGGAAGACCTGCCTGTGGGCGTGGTGACGGCACTCGTGGGGGGCGGCGGCTTCGTGGCGTTGTTGCGGGCTCGGAGGTGAAGTCAGACGGGCTTATCGCTGCAGTGACTCGTGTAGACGGTGATGCCGTGACCGTCCGGATCCTGCATCGAGAAATAGTGGTGGCCGTAGAGCGCTTCATTCGCGATTGGAGATGGCGAGTATCCCTTGACGATGAGGCTTGCCCTGTAGGATTCCAGGTCCGCTTTTGTCTGTCCCGCAATCATCAAATCGATTTTTTCGCTGGCGAAATCCGGTCGCTGACCCACCTGACCCGGCAGCAACGTATCGGTCGAATCGTCGCCCTTCCTGAACAGCAGCAAATGAGTGCCACCGCGCATCTCGACGATCGCCATTCCCGGAAAAGCGCCGAATGCGCGCAGTCCCAATTCCGTATAGAAGTCGTAGCTTGCGTCGATATCTCGTACTTTCATGACGAAGTGACCCAGTGCCAGGGCGGGCAAGCGCGTTTCGGTGCCGTGCGTGTTCATTCGTGAGTCCTCGGGGGAGTGAGCGACGCGGCAGTCTTGCATCACGCATATCTCGGCGTTAATCTGACTGCCCAGTCGGAAATATTATCCGACTGATCAGTCGGATAAGCAAGAGGGTGTCGTGACGCGAAGAAAAGAAATTGACAGAGAGCGGGTTCTGAATGCTGCCGAGGCCGTCATCTCCGAGTCTGGCGGCCGGAATTTCACGCTCGATGCCGTGGCGGAGCGTGCGGGAATCAGTAAGGGAGGGCTCGTATACACCTTTGCAACCAAGGACGCCTTGGTGCTTGCGATATTGGAACGAGAGATAGCGCGGTTTCAGGACGCGGTGCGTCGCCGGTTGGGCGACGCGCAAGCGGACCCGGTCGAATGGGCGCTGGCGTATATCGACGAAGCGCTTGGCGAGGATGACGCCACCACGCAAAAGGCGGCATTTCTCGTCACCGCGCTGGTACATGCGCCTGAAATGCTGGAACCGGTGCGACGCCATTACGATGCGCTACTCGAACCACTCCGTTCGAATCGCGCACCGGTCGGCGAAGTGCGCCAGGCGCTGCTCGCGGTCGAGGGGGCGTTTCTGCTGCGGGGGTTCGGGTTGGCCGATCTCACGGAAGACGAACACCAGTCCATCTTGCGCCACGCGCGCAAAAGCGTCGTCGCCGCCTCGGGAAAATCGACAGCTCGCCGCTCAGTCAAACCACAGGGGCAATCCTGACACCGGGGCGATCCTGCGTATGACGGCGGTCCCGCCGTTCCGAGATTGTGGGACGCGGGCGCGGAGTCCCTCGCGCACGGGGCTTGTATCGGGCGATCGCCCGAGACTACGCAGCTAACGTGCTAAAATGTTTGACTGATCAAACATTGATCCGTCCAAAAAATGGCTCCTAGTCCCAGTACCCCCCATTCGGCGGGGCAGGTGTTGCCTTTCCGGCAGTCGCTCGTGGCGATGCTCGGCCTTTGTTTCTGCACGATGCTCGTGGCCCTCGATCAGACGGTCGTCGGCACGGCGCTGCCGACGATCGTCGCGGAGTTGAAAGGCTTCGAGTATTACGCCTGGGTCGCGACGTCGTATCTCCTCACCTCTGTCATTACCGTCCCCATCTTCGGGCGCCTCGGTGATTTCTACGGCCGCAAACGCTTCGTCATGGCGGCGATCATCGTCTTTACTGCGGCGTCCGTGCTTTGCGGTGCTGCGAATAGCATGCCGTTTCTCGTTGTCGCCCGCGCATTGCAAGGCATCGGCGGCGGCATGCTGGTCGGCACCGCGTTCGCGTGCGTGCCCGAACTCTTCCCCGACCCGCATGTGCGCTTGCGCTGGCAAGTGCTGTTGAGTTCCGCGTTCGGGATCGCTAACGCCATCGGTCCCTCGCTCGGCGGTTTCCTCACGGAAGCCTACGGTTGGCGCTCGGTGTTTTACGTCAACCTTCCCGTCGGCCTGCTCGGTCTCTGGTTCGTGGCGCGCCACTTGCCGCACATGCGCGCCGAAGAGCACAGCAAGGCCAGTATCGACTGGCTCGGCGCCTTGCTCATCACGGCCGCGCTGGGCAGCTTGCAGATGCTCGTCGAATGGCTGCCGGCGGACGGTCTCTCGCGCGGTGTCGTCACGCTCGGCGTGTTGCTCATCGTCTCGTCGCTCGCCCTTTACTGGTGGGAGAAGCGCACGTCGCATCCGATCCTGCCCTTCGAGATGTTTCGCGACAGATCGCTCGCGCCGCTGTTCGTGCTGTCGGTATTCGCCGGGTTTTCGATGTTCGGATTGCTCTTCTACGCGCCGCTTCTGTTGCAAGGCGGGTTCGGGCTTTCACCGCGCGAGACCGGGCTGCTGATTACGCCGCTGGTGGTGTGTATCACCGTGGGCAGCATCGTGAATGGCCGTCTGATCACCCGCTTGCGCAAGCCGAACGTGATGCTCTATCTAGGCTTCTTGCTGCTCGCGCTGGCCTGCGCGGGCGTGATTACCACGCATCGCGGCACGCCGCACTGGCTGATCGCGTCGTACATGTTCGTTGCCGGTCTCGGCCTGGGCTTCGTCATGCCGAATCTCACCGTCTTCGCGCAGGAAGTGGCCGGACGCGCGCACCTGGGCATTGCCACCGCGCTCATGCAGTCGCTGCGCATGATCGGCGGCATGCTCGGCACCGCCATCGTCGGCACGCTCGTGAATCACAGCTACACGGGGCGTGTCACGGACGCCCTCGCGGCGAATGAAGGCGCCCGCTGGACGTCGCAACTCTCCGATCCGCAGATGCTTGTGAACGTTCAGGCCCAGAACGATTTTCTGATGACGCTCGCGCATATGGGACAGAACGGCGCGCTCTTCATCGAGGCGGCGCGCTCGTCGCTGGTCGCCGCGATTCACAATGGGCAGATGGTGTCGCTTGCGGCGGCGCTCGCCGGCTTGTGGTTCGTCAGACGCGTACCGCTCATTCGGCTGACGCGTGGCGTGAAGCCGCAACCGCCGGCAGGGGAGTGAGACGATGTCCACACCGCTCAAACGTAACGTCATCCAGCAACTCAGCCTGACGTATCGCGCGATGATGCTCGCCTTCGATGCGCAGGTCGGACACCCGCTGCCACGCTGGCGGATCATTCTCGCGCTCGCCGAGCGCGGCACGTGTTCGCAGAAGTTTCTCGCCGAGCATTGCCGACTCGATCCGGCCTCGCTCACGCGTCAGTTGCAATCGATGGAAGCCCTCGGCTGGCTCACGCGCGCGACCGACCCCAACGATAACCGTCTGACGAACGTCACGTTGACCGAGGCCGGCATGGCCGTGCACGACGAGGCGACGCCGCGCCGTCAGGCGTTTTTCGACGAGACGCTCGAAGGCATGACCCCCGACGAAATCGCCACGCTGGAGAGCGCGCTGACGCATCTGGAAGCGCAATTCAAGTCGGTGGCCTCCAGGGCGAAGGCTGGGGCGTCTCAGGCGGCCGAAGGGAAGACCGCCGGCGGTGACGGCGCCGATGGCGCACCCGCACCTGCACCTGCGCCCACATCCACACCTACGCCAGCGCGCAAACGCACACCGCGAAATCCGGCGTAGTCTTGCGTCAGAAGAACGTCTGTACGATCTCGACGACGTTGTAATCGCCATCGACGACCGGCAAATGACGCCACTTGTCGAACGTGAGGCACGGATGCGAAATGTCGAACGCGATCATGTCGCCCACGCGAATGTCGTCGCCCGGCGCGATGCGCAGGTACGCATGCTGATCCATCATGCCGGTGACTTCCCAGTGCTCGGGTGTTGGCGTCGGGTGTTGGCTCTGACCGGGACGAAACTGCTGCGCCGGCGCCGGCATGCCTGCATCGAACGCCGCATCGCGCTTGCCCAGCGCAATGATCGCGCGCTCCGGTTCCGGGATCGACTGCACGTAAGCCCACAATTGCAGCGCGGGCTGGAGTTGCGAGCGCATCTGCTTCGCGATCGGATTGCGCGTGGCGATCTGCGCCTGTGCGGCCTTGTAGATGCCCACGTCGTGCGTCAGGTAGCACCCCGGGCGTAGCACGACATCGAGCGGTGCGCCCACCTCCTTGTGCGCGAATTCGTCGGCAACGACGTCGTACCATGCCGATCCCGCCCCCGAGAGCACGGCCGGGGAGCGCTCGATGCGCCCCGCTGCGATCAGCTCACGTGTCATGCTCACCGCGCGTTGCAGAAACGCACGGATGTCGGCTTCGGTGCTGAGCACGCCCTCATAGACTTCCACGCCGGCCAGCTTGACGGCGTCCTGATATTGCGAGAGCGCATCGAGCACTGCTTGCTGTTGCGCCGCGTCGCGCACACCGGTGCGCCCGCCCGTCACGCCCAACTCGATGAGCACCTGGATCGTCTGGCCGCGTGCGCGGAAGAACTCGCCCAGATGTGCGACGGCGGCGGCGGAGTCCACCAGACAGAAGAACTCGAAACCGGGGTCCTTGAGCAAGTCGGCGATCATCGCCATGTTGCGCTTGCCGACGAGTTGGTTCGCCATGAGCACGCGTCGTACGCCATGGTGATACGCGGCGAAGGTCTGCTGCGCCGTGGCGAGCGTAATGCCCCACGCGCCGCCGTCGAGCTGACGGCGGAACAGCTTCGGGGCCATCGTCGTCTTGCCGTGCGGGGCGAGTTTCACGCCGTACTCGTGCACGAAGCGCTGCATCCACGCCAGGTTGTGACGGATCTTGTCCTCATACAGCACGGCCGTGGGCAAGCTAAGGTCTTCGTTGAGCAGGTTCCAGCCCAGACCCGTTGTCGCGGACGGCGCGAGCGGGGCCTCCAGCGCGCCCAGACCCTTGTTGAGGGTATCGATCATGCCATGCTGATAGTTTGTATCACTCATTGGGAATCCTCCAAGGTTCAGTGCGCCGACAACTGCCAGATGACGCCTATAATAACGTTTAATTACCAGCATTTGACAGATTTGTTATAAAGTAACAAAAATCGTCGAAAGACTTCCAGAAATCGCTTAATCGGCGCATCGTGACGCCGTGCAGACCGGAGATATGGCCGAGACCTTCGATATCGTGACGCGCGTTGCCGAACGCAGCGACGTGCTCAGTCAGGCAGAACGCAAAGTCGCTCAGGTGGTGCTGGAGGACGTTGCGGGGGCGGCGGCGGCGTCGATCAACGTGCTTGCCGAGCGTGCCGGTGTGAGTGAAGCCAGCGTAACGCGCTTTGCCAAGGCGATGGGCTGCCGCGACGTGCGCGACCTCAAGCTGCGACTGGCGCAGGCGGCCGTCGTGGGGCAGCGGTTCCTTGGCGCGAGTGCCGCCAACGCACAGGACGGCGCGGTCGAATCCATCGACCGGATCGCCGACGATATCCAGACGACGCTGCAAGTGCATCGCGGTCTCATCAAGCCGGAGACGGTGCGACGCGCGGCCACACGTTTGCTCTCGGCGCGCATGATCTATGCGTTCGGTATGGGCGGCGGCTCATCGCTCATGGCGGATGAAGCGCGTTACCGGCTCGTGCGTCTGGGGCGACCCGTGGCGAGCTATCAGGACGCCGTGCTCGCCCGCATGGTGGCCGGGACCCTGGGGCGCGACGATGTCGTCATCGCCTTCTCGGTGAGCGGTCATACCCCGGAACTGGTGTCCGCGTGCGAAATCGCCCGGGAATACGGCGCACAGGTGGTGGCCGTCACGGCCACGGGCTCGCCGCTCGCCGCGCTGGCGGACGACGTGTTGCCGATCCGCGCGCTGGAAACGGATTTCATTTTCAAACCGTCGTCGTCGCGCTACGCGATGCTGCTTGCGATGGACGTGCTGGCTACAGAGCTGGCACTGCTCGCCAAGCCGCAGAGTCAGGCGCTATTGCGACGGATCAAATACGTGCTCGACACGCATCGGGGCGGCGGCGATCGTCAGCCTCTGGGAGACTGACATGACTGACCGCCTCGAACATCGCACGGTCGATACACTGGATAGCCTGGATACGCTGATTACCAACGTTCGTCTGGCGGACGGCTCGGGCGCGCCCATGACGGACGAACGTTTCGACGTCGCCCTGCTCGATGGCCGGATCCACACGGTCGCGCCAGCGGGGACGCTGTCCGGCCGGCACGCGACGCAACACATCGATGGGGAGGGCAATGTGCTGAGCCCCGGTTTCATCGACGTGCATACGCATGACGACACCAACGTCGTTCGCGCGCCGGAGATGACGCCGAAACTCTCGCAGGGGGTGACGACGGTCGTCGTCGGCAACTGCGGCATCAGCGCGTCGCCGGTCACGCTCAAGGGCGACCCGCCCGACCCGATGAATCTGCTCGGTGAGGCCGGCGCGTTTCAGTATCCGACCTTCAAGGCTTATGTCGATGCGCTCGAAAAAGCGCAGCCCGCCATCAATGTCGCGGCGCTCATTGGCCACACGGCTTTGCGCAACAACCATATGGACCGCCTCGACCGTGCCGCGACCGAAGCGGAAATCGAAGGCATGCGCGCCCAGTTGCGCGAGGCGTTGTCGCACGGTGCGCTGGGATTGTCGACGGGGCTTGCCTATGCCAATGCGAACGCCGCGCCGACCGAGGAAGTGCTGGCGCTGGCCGAACCGCTCGCAGAAGCCGGCGGTTTGTACGCGACGCACCTGCGAACCGAGTTTGCCGAGATTCTCGAAGCGCTCGACGAAGCCTTCCGCATCGGTCGCCACGCGCGCGTGCCGGTGGTCGTCTCGCATCTGAAATGCGCGGGCGTCGACAACTGGGGGCGCAGCACCGAAATTCTGGAGGCGCTCGACAAGGCGCAGCGCTTCCAGCCGGTCGGTTGCGACTGCTATCCGTACACGGCAAGTTCGTCGACGCTCGACCTCAAGCAGGTCACCGACGACTTCGACATTCTCGTGACATGGTCGCAGCCACATCCCGAGCAGGGCGGCAAGCTGCTCGCGGCCATCGCGGCCGACTGGGGCGTGGACCTGATGGAAGCGGCGAAGCGTCTGCAACCGGCGGGGGCCGTGTATCACTGCATGGAAGAAGATGACGTACGACGCATCTTGCGTCACCCGGCAACGGTCGTCGGCTCCGACGGTCTGCCCAACGACCCGCTGCCGCATCCGCGTTTGTGGGGCGCCTTCCCGCGCGTGCTGGGTCGCTACAGCCGCGAGCAGGGACTGTTCCCGCTCGCGCAGGCCGTGCACAAGATGACGGGGCTGTCGGCAGAGCGCTTCGGTCTGAGCGAACGGGGCTTTGTCCGGGAGGGTTACTGGGCCGATCTGGTGCTGTTCGATCCGGCCACCGTGGCCGACGCCGCGACCTTTACCGATCCCATGCAACCCGCCTACGGTATTTCGGCGGTGTGGGTCAACGGCGTGCTGTCGTGGCAGAACCGCGCACCCACGCAGAATGCGCGCGCCGGACGCTTCGTGCGTCGCGGCACGCCCCAGCCGGCGCTTTGAGCAGGCGCGCTGCGCCGGTGTGTTGACAACGATTCGTTCAAAGGAGTGATGATGAGCATCAAACGATATGGCGTGGAAGGCGGGCAGGGCACGGGCGGCCAGCGCATGCCCTTCGCACGCGCAACCGAGGCCGACGGCTTCCTGTTCGTGTCGGGCCAGACCCCGATGAAAGATGGCGAAGTGATCGACGGGGGCATCGTCGCCCAGTCGCATCAGGCCATTCAGAACATGATTGCGATCCTGACGGAAGCCGGTTACGGCACCGAGCACGTTATGCGCATCGGCGTGTGGCTCGACGACCCGCGCGACTTCGCGTCGTTCAACAAGGTGTTCAAGGAGTACTTCGGCGATCATCCCCCCGCACGTGCCTGCGTCGTATCGAGCATGGTCATCGACTGCAAGGTCGAAGTGGATTGCGTTGCCTACAAGAAGCCTGCGGCATAAGTCGCGAGCCGGAAGGCAAAGGGCACATGAAGAAGCCGACGGTCACCGTCGGTTTTTTTTCGACGTGCGCTCGTTGCGTCGTGTTCTCGTGTTGACCGATACGTACGTCACCGTTTCGCAAAGTTCACGGTTTACCTTCGATGGCGCGACCGTCTGGCCTCGCGCAATCTTCAGCTTCCCAATGTGACGATGTGAATGGCCAAATGGAGGCAGAGGATGAGGCAAGGACCTATCGACGGCGCGGGACCGAGTGCGCCGGTGTACCGGGCGGCAGTCGAGTCTGCGGAAGATGCGCGTATCACGATCGATTTCCCCGCGACACCGGACGACGTTCGTCTGCGCTCGCAGACCATGAGCCGCCTGTCTCAGGCGGGTTGCGTGACGGGCCTCACGGGGCTGGCCGTC harbors:
- a CDS encoding MarR family winged helix-turn-helix transcriptional regulator gives rise to the protein MSTPLKRNVIQQLSLTYRAMMLAFDAQVGHPLPRWRIILALAERGTCSQKFLAEHCRLDPASLTRQLQSMEALGWLTRATDPNDNRLTNVTLTEAGMAVHDEATPRRQAFFDETLEGMTPDEIATLESALTHLEAQFKSVASRAKAGASQAAEGKTAGGDGADGAPAPAPAPTSTPTPARKRTPRNPA
- a CDS encoding TetR/AcrR family transcriptional regulator, translated to MAERAGISKGGLVYTFATKDALVLAILEREIARFQDAVRRRLGDAQADPVEWALAYIDEALGEDDATTQKAAFLVTALVHAPEMLEPVRRHYDALLEPLRSNRAPVGEVRQALLAVEGAFLLRGFGLADLTEDEHQSILRHARKSVVAASGKSTARRSVKPQGQS
- a CDS encoding ABC transporter substrate-binding protein; translation: MGSMALTAMLVSNAGRADVRYPITVQSCNRAVTFERAPQRAVSNDVNLTEMMLALGLKSRMVGFTGISGWKTGNAALRRQLAGLPELAQRYPSMEVLVQAGADFYFAGWNYGMHVGGPVTPAMLAPMGIRTYELSESCGHVMPRGAASFDDVYNDLRNLGRIFDVEPAASAIIDRMRSQLETLTHRVGAKTAPVRTFVYDSGEDSPFTAGRLAMPTALIEAAGGRNVMDDVMQSWTRVSWETVVARNPQAIVVVDYGAVTAAQKIAFLLDQPALRKVEAVRARRFIVVPYDEATPGIRNAQAVETIARGLYPKAFPK
- a CDS encoding ABC transporter ATP-binding protein gives rise to the protein MPAALDIASLSWSPADLAGPNASPLLQSISLDVSRGEFVGLIGPNGSGKTSLLRCAFRYAKPQAGTVTLDGTDVWRASPRWSAQHIAVLLQELPDDFGLSVEQVVWMGRTPHKRLLDVDTPDDAHIVEQALRDVDMTNARARAFATLSGGEKQRVLLARALAQQPDVLMLDEPTSFLDLHHQIEFMRLIRSLQVTTLATLHDLNLAAAYCDRLYVLARGEIVAQGAPAEVLTVERLAQVFQVEALVDAHPVTHRPRITLAHPI
- a CDS encoding RidA family protein, whose product is MKRYGVEGGQGTGGQRMPFARATEADGFLFVSGQTPMKDGEVIDGGIVAQSHQAIQNMIAILTEAGYGTEHVMRIGVWLDDPRDFASFNKVFKEYFGDHPPARACVVSSMVIDCKVEVDCVAYKKPAA
- a CDS encoding VOC family protein; this translates as MNTHGTETRLPALALGHFVMKVRDIDASYDFYTELGLRAFGAFPGMAIVEMRGGTHLLLFRKGDDSTDTLLPGQVGQRPDFASEKIDLMIAGQTKADLESYRASLIVKGYSPSPIANEALYGHHYFSMQDPDGHGITVYTSHCSDKPV
- a CDS encoding MurR/RpiR family transcriptional regulator: MAETFDIVTRVAERSDVLSQAERKVAQVVLEDVAGAAAASINVLAERAGVSEASVTRFAKAMGCRDVRDLKLRLAQAAVVGQRFLGASAANAQDGAVESIDRIADDIQTTLQVHRGLIKPETVRRAATRLLSARMIYAFGMGGGSSLMADEARYRLVRLGRPVASYQDAVLARMVAGTLGRDDVVIAFSVSGHTPELVSACEIAREYGAQVVAVTATGSPLAALADDVLPIRALETDFIFKPSSSRYAMLLAMDVLATELALLAKPQSQALLRRIKYVLDTHRGGGDRQPLGD
- a CDS encoding DHA2 family efflux MFS transporter permease subunit translates to MAPSPSTPHSAGQVLPFRQSLVAMLGLCFCTMLVALDQTVVGTALPTIVAELKGFEYYAWVATSYLLTSVITVPIFGRLGDFYGRKRFVMAAIIVFTAASVLCGAANSMPFLVVARALQGIGGGMLVGTAFACVPELFPDPHVRLRWQVLLSSAFGIANAIGPSLGGFLTEAYGWRSVFYVNLPVGLLGLWFVARHLPHMRAEEHSKASIDWLGALLITAALGSLQMLVEWLPADGLSRGVVTLGVLLIVSSLALYWWEKRTSHPILPFEMFRDRSLAPLFVLSVFAGFSMFGLLFYAPLLLQGGFGLSPRETGLLITPLVVCITVGSIVNGRLITRLRKPNVMLYLGFLLLALACAGVITTHRGTPHWLIASYMFVAGLGLGFVMPNLTVFAQEVAGRAHLGIATALMQSLRMIGGMLGTAIVGTLVNHSYTGRVTDALAANEGARWTSQLSDPQMLVNVQAQNDFLMTLAHMGQNGALFIEAARSSLVAAIHNGQMVSLAAALAGLWFVRRVPLIRLTRGVKPQPPAGE
- a CDS encoding N-acyl-D-amino-acid deacylase family protein, encoding MTDRLEHRTVDTLDSLDTLITNVRLADGSGAPMTDERFDVALLDGRIHTVAPAGTLSGRHATQHIDGEGNVLSPGFIDVHTHDDTNVVRAPEMTPKLSQGVTTVVVGNCGISASPVTLKGDPPDPMNLLGEAGAFQYPTFKAYVDALEKAQPAINVAALIGHTALRNNHMDRLDRAATEAEIEGMRAQLREALSHGALGLSTGLAYANANAAPTEEVLALAEPLAEAGGLYATHLRTEFAEILEALDEAFRIGRHARVPVVVSHLKCAGVDNWGRSTEILEALDKAQRFQPVGCDCYPYTASSSTLDLKQVTDDFDILVTWSQPHPEQGGKLLAAIAADWGVDLMEAAKRLQPAGAVYHCMEEDDVRRILRHPATVVGSDGLPNDPLPHPRLWGAFPRVLGRYSREQGLFPLAQAVHKMTGLSAERFGLSERGFVREGYWADLVLFDPATVADAATFTDPMQPAYGISAVWVNGVLSWQNRAPTQNARAGRFVRRGTPQPAL
- a CDS encoding FecCD family ABC transporter permease, producing the protein MTAVQVRGHMAIGALTLALIASIVLATGFGPTAIAPSLTLRIVLAHLTCVGQCAGQSVAAHDWTASQDAVVWLIRLPRVLLAAIVGASLAMVGVALQAVTANRLADPHLLGVSAGATFGAVLATLFLGAVFGPFTVSLLAFAGAAFATLAVIGLAHRQGRLERDRLLLAGVAVSFVMLAAANLLLYLGDQRAASSVLFWTLGGLGLARWDILVVPATIALIGGIVLIGRRRELNALMTGDLAAVTLGVNVPRVRAEVFLIGALVTGAMVSVSGAIGFVGLVTPHACRRIVGAEHGRLLPVCALLGAVLLIWADVLAHTMIAPEDLPVGVVTALVGGGGFVALLRARR
- a CDS encoding amino acid deaminase; amino-acid sequence: MSDTNYQHGMIDTLNKGLGALEAPLAPSATTGLGWNLLNEDLSLPTAVLYEDKIRHNLAWMQRFVHEYGVKLAPHGKTTMAPKLFRRQLDGGAWGITLATAQQTFAAYHHGVRRVLMANQLVGKRNMAMIADLLKDPGFEFFCLVDSAAAVAHLGEFFRARGQTIQVLIELGVTGGRTGVRDAAQQQAVLDALSQYQDAVKLAGVEVYEGVLSTEADIRAFLQRAVSMTRELIAAGRIERSPAVLSGAGSAWYDVVADEFAHKEVGAPLDVVLRPGCYLTHDVGIYKAAQAQIATRNPIAKQMRSQLQPALQLWAYVQSIPEPERAIIALGKRDAAFDAGMPAPAQQFRPGQSQHPTPTPEHWEVTGMMDQHAYLRIAPGDDIRVGDMIAFDISHPCLTFDKWRHLPVVDGDYNVVEIVQTFF